The Nitrospirota bacterium DNA segment GGCGCAAAAAATGGGCCATATGTGGAGGACGATCTTCCCAACCCGCTGTCAGTCTATGGACGGACCAAACTTGCAGGAGAAGAGCGTATCAGGAATTGTCATGCGAAGCACATGATTTTTCGCACCAGCTGGGTCTTTGCCGCACGCGGGAAAAACTTTGCAAAGACGATGTTGCGCCTTGCCAAGGAACGGGAGAAGCTCAACGTCATTGCCGATCAGCATGGCGCGCCGACTAGCGCAGAGCTGATCGCCGATGTCACGGCTCTTGCCCTCCATCGGGCTGTGCACTGCGAGAACCCTACAGATGTGGCGGGTACCTATAACTTGGTGGCGCAAGGTGAAACGAGTTGGCATGGCTATGCGCAATACGTGGTCACCGTAGCACGAGAGAGAGGGATCGTCCTGAAGACCACCCCCGAAGAGATCTATCCGATTCAAACGGACGCCTATCCCTTGCCTGCAAAGCGGCCGCACAACTCACGACTCAGTGTGTCAAAACTCACCAGTGTATTCGATGTGCATCTGCCTGACTGGCATATCCAGGTCCGGAGACTCATTGAGGAGCTGGCCCTACAAGGTGGTCTATGAAACGTAGAGGCATTATATTGGCCGGTGGTACGGGATCCAGGCTCCATCCTGCAACCTTGGCCGTGTCCAAGCAGCTTCTCCCGGTCTTCGACAAGCCGATGATCTATTACCCGCTCAGCACGCTGATGCTTGCCGGGATTCGTGACATTCTCATTATCTCAACACCACAAGATACGCCTCGGTTTCAACAGCTCCTGGGAAGCGGTGAGCAATGGGGAGTGAACCTCAGTTATGCCGTGCAACCTTCCCCTGATGGTCTGGCGCAGGCCTTCATCATTGGCGAATCGTTTCTCGCCGGTGAGCCATCCGTCCTTGTGCTTGGAGACAATATATTCTACGGGCATGATTTTCCTCAGTTGTTAGGTCGCGCGATGAAGCGGGGCGGCGG contains these protein-coding regions:
- the rfbD gene encoding dTDP-4-dehydrorhamnose reductase; its protein translation is MKILLFGKEGQVGWELQRSLLTVGDIVASEQHELDLEDPEAVRGWVRRHEPDIIVNAAAYTAVDQAESDQEKAHRINAEAVGVLAEEANRLNAWLVHYSTDYVFDGAKNGPYVEDDLPNPLSVYGRTKLAGEERIRNCHAKHMIFRTSWVFAARGKNFAKTMLRLAKEREKLNVIADQHGAPTSAELIADVTALALHRAVHCENPTDVAGTYNLVAQGETSWHGYAQYVVTVARERGIVLKTTPEEIYPIQTDAYPLPAKRPHNSRLSVSKLTSVFDVHLPDWHIQVRRLIEELALQGGL